A segment of the Collimonas fungivorans genome:
GGGTCTTTCCGCGCTGGCCAATGCGGACGGCCTGGACAGCGATGAATTCGATTCCTATTGCGATCACCTGATCGTCCGCGACACCAATACCTTGCGCGTGGTCGGCACTTATCGGGTCATGAGCCCGCACGCGGCAAGAAGCATGGGCCGTTATTATTCGGAACAGGAATTCGACCTCGGGCGCCTCGATAACCTGCGCAGCAGCATCGCCGAAGCAGGGCGCGCCTGCATCGATCCCGAATACCGCAGCGGCAGCGTCATCATGCTGCTGTGGGCCGGCCTGGCAGCCTTCATGCGGCGCGAACGCTGCGACTACCTGATGGGCTGCGCCAGCGTCAGCCTGGCCGATGGCGGCCATAACGCCGCGGCCTTGTACCACGGCTTGGACCAGAATAACTTTGCGCCGGCCGAATACCGCGTCACGCCGCATGTGCCGTTTCCGGTGCATGAGCGCGAAACCGGCCATGTGGCGCAGATGCCGCCGCTGCTGAAAGGCTACCTGCGCAGCGGCGCCTGGGTCTGTGGCGATCCGGCCTGGGATCCCGATTTCCACTCCGCCGATTTTTTCCTGCTGCTGCCTCTATCCAAGCTGGACCAGCGCTATGCGCGTCACTATCTTAAAGAAACGAGGACGACATGAAACCAGGCGAACAGTTTCTGGAAGCTGCGTTGTTTGGCGCCAATGCCGGTAACGGCGTCGGCGCCGGGACGAAGCGCGATCCGATCCGCTTCCGCACCATCTGGATTTCCGATGTGCACCTGGGAACCACCGGCTGCCAGGCTGCTCGCCTGCTTGAGTTCTTGCGCGCGACCGAATCGGATACCTTGTACCTGGTCGGCGACATCATCGACGGCTGGCAGCTCAAGCGCCGCTGGTACTGGGACCAGGTCCACAACAATGTAGTGCAAACGGTGCTGAAAAAGGCGCGCAAGGGAACCGAGGTGATTTTTGTGCCCGGCAACCATGACGAGGCTGTGCGCCAATTCATCGATCTGGACTTTGGCGGTATCCGGATCCGCGATGAATTGGTGCATACCACCGCGCAGGGAAAACGCATGCTGGTGCTGCACGGCGACCGTTTCGACGGCGTCATCGCCTGCGCAAAATGGCTGGCGTATGTAGGCGACAGCCTGTACACCGTGATCCTGAAATTCAACCAGTGGTTCAACGGCTGGCGCGCGCGCGCCGGCTTGCCTTACTGGTCGCTCTCGCAGTACCTGAAGCTGAAAGTGAAAAACGCCGTCAACTACATCTCTTCGTTTGAAGATGCGCTGGCGGCGGAAGCGCAGAAAAAGGGCCTGGACGGCGTCATTTGCGGCCATATCCACAAGCCGGAAATCCGCGACATCAACGGCATCAAGTATTGCAACGACGGCGACTGGGTAGAAAGCCTGTCGGCGCTGGTGGAAGAGGCCAGCGGCGAATTGCGCCTGGTGACCTGGCAGGAAATCATGCAGCAAAAGAATGCCGTGTCCGGCAAGAAGGTTGGCGAGTTATGCGCATTGCCATCGTAACTGACGCCGGGCAAACGCTGATCAACGGAGTAGTCAATACCTTGCGCGCCACCAGCGCTTGCCTGCGCCATAACGGCCACGAAGTATTGCTGCTCAGTCCCGACGATTTCCCGACTTTCGCCTGTCCCACTTATCCCGAAATCCGCCTGGCCCACAAGCCTTACGCCAGGATCGCGGCCAGCCTGAAGGCGTTTGCGCCAGACTGCATCCATATCTCGACCGAAGGTCCGATGGGCCTGGCCGCCAGGCGTTTCTGCCTGCGCCAGGGCATAGGTTTCACCAGCGCCTACCACACGCGTTTTCCGGAATACCTGAGCGCACGTTCGATCTTGCCCAAGGCGCTGACTTACCGCTGGCTACGCTGGTTCCACGGCCCCTCGAAAGCGGTGATGGTGCCGACGCCGCACGTGCTCAAGGAGCTGGAGCAGCGCGGCTTCCGCCACCTGGTGTTATGGGGCCGGGGGGTCGATACCGAGCGTTTCAAGCCGGTGGACGAGGATCGTGCTTGCATCGCTCGTCCCTTGTATCTGTATGTCGGCAGGGTGGCGGTGGAAAAGAATATCGAATCCTTCCTGCAGGTCGACCTGCCGGGCAGCAAGTGGGTGATAGGCGACGGCCCGTTGCGGGAAGAGCTGCAGCAGCGTTATCCGGATGTGCAATTCCTGGGCGCCAAACCGCACCATGAGCTCACTTCCTATTACAA
Coding sequences within it:
- a CDS encoding glycosyltransferase family 4 protein, which encodes MRIAIVTDAGQTLINGVVNTLRATSACLRHNGHEVLLLSPDDFPTFACPTYPEIRLAHKPYARIAASLKAFAPDCIHISTEGPMGLAARRFCLRQGIGFTSAYHTRFPEYLSARSILPKALTYRWLRWFHGPSKAVMVPTPHVLKELEQRGFRHLVLWGRGVDTERFKPVDEDRACIARPLYLYVGRVAVEKNIESFLQVDLPGSKWVIGDGPLREELQQRYPDVQFLGAKPHHELTSYYNCADVMVFPSHTDTFGLVMVEAMACGVPVAAYPVAGPLDVVAQGRSGILDEDLSLACLRALALDRREVRAHALEYSWELATQQFQQHLFPIQGVKKRPANLLAGRSRPASGL
- a CDS encoding GNAT family N-acetyltransferase, giving the protein MQLLTNPGEASTSVSKLTVSLASTPEEVREVQRLRYKVFIETMGLSALANADGLDSDEFDSYCDHLIVRDTNTLRVVGTYRVMSPHAARSMGRYYSEQEFDLGRLDNLRSSIAEAGRACIDPEYRSGSVIMLLWAGLAAFMRRERCDYLMGCASVSLADGGHNAAALYHGLDQNNFAPAEYRVTPHVPFPVHERETGHVAQMPPLLKGYLRSGAWVCGDPAWDPDFHSADFFLLLPLSKLDQRYARHYLKETRTT
- a CDS encoding UDP-2,3-diacylglucosamine diphosphatase, whose translation is MKPGEQFLEAALFGANAGNGVGAGTKRDPIRFRTIWISDVHLGTTGCQAARLLEFLRATESDTLYLVGDIIDGWQLKRRWYWDQVHNNVVQTVLKKARKGTEVIFVPGNHDEAVRQFIDLDFGGIRIRDELVHTTAQGKRMLVLHGDRFDGVIACAKWLAYVGDSLYTVILKFNQWFNGWRARAGLPYWSLSQYLKLKVKNAVNYISSFEDALAAEAQKKGLDGVICGHIHKPEIRDINGIKYCNDGDWVESLSALVEEASGELRLVTWQEIMQQKNAVSGKKVGELCALPS